The DNA window ATGACCTTTCCGGTCGTGCTGTGCTTGGCACGACAACAAGCTCGGGTTCAACGGAACTGGCACTTCCTGCTACACTCTCGACAGGAACGTATATGCTAACCGTCACTACCTCGCACGGAGAAACGGCGGAGACCAAGATCGAAATCGCCCGCTAAGACTATTGATTTTCATTGAACCGCTCGCTTCGGACCATCCGGGGCGAGCGGTTTCTGTGTTCAGACGATCACAAACTGTTCAGACGTGCTAATGCAGTTTGGTATTCCGCAACCAGACGATTCACCACCTCGGCGGCAGGAATAATCTCGTTCACAAGACCGGACGATTGTCCCATCTCAAGCTCACCTTCGTCGAGATCGCCTTCGAAGATGCCGCGCATCTCGCGCTTGCGATCGAGGATGGCCAGTTCTTCTTCTTTCGATGCGCCATGCACTTGCGCATCGAACGCACGCAGCGCAAACGCATTCTTCTTGAGTCGGACCGGTGCGACCTTCTTGAGAGCAAGAATAGTAGAAGTATCCTCGCATTCGACGATCGCTTGCTTGTAGTTCGGATGCGAACTCGCCTCGATCGTCGCAGCGAAACGAGTACCGACTTGCACCGCTTCGGCGCCGAGCGCCAATGCTGCAAGCATCTGTCTTCCATCAGCAATTCCGCCTGCAGCAATAACCGGCACATCGACTGCATCGACGACCTGCGGCACGAGGCATAGCGTCGTGATCTCGTCAGCGCCGTTATGTCCCCCGGCTTCGAAGCCTTCGGCGATCACCGCATCGCAACCCGCTTCGACCGCCTTTTTCGCATGCTTCACGCTTGCGACGACATGCGCGAGAAAACATCCTGCATTCTTAAATTTTTCGGCATGCACTTTCGGCGAGCCTGCGCTCGTGAAGACGATCTTTACGCCTTCTTCGATGGTGGCAGCAACAAGCGCATCGACATCGCCGCGGATAAGCGGGATGTTGACTCCGATCGTATCGGCGACTTCGGTCGCTTTGGCCTTGCGAATGTGTTCGCGCAGCAGTTCCGGCTTCATCGAGCCTGCACCGATGAGCCCGAGCGCACCGGCTCGCGCAGCGGCAATGGCGAGGTTCGCTCCGCTCGTCCAGACCATGCCAGCCTGGATGATCGGGTAAGTGATTCCGAGACGTTTTGAAAGTGCTGTCTGCATCGGGACAAAGTTACGATATCATCCGGTCCTCAGAACGGCTTTTAGTCGTTCCACTCCCCCAACAGGCGTCAACCAGCAACACAGTACGGAGACGACTCTTTTTGCGTATTTTTGTCTATTATTCAATCGATCATTTCCATGAAACGCTTTCTTATCCTTTCGCTGCTGGCATTTGTCGTTGCAAGCTGCGGCAAGAAGTCCGAAGACATGACGCCGGTGCAACCCGGCGAGACAGTCACGTTCCGCGATCAGGTCTATAAGTTCACGTTCAAAGCTCCGAAGGCTTGGGTCGCCGAATCGACACCCGGACAGCGGACGAGCTACTTCTCTTCCCAAGAGAGCGAAATCCGTTTCCAAAAGTTTACCGAAGGTGCGTTCGGCGCCATGGTCGAAGTCGGCGTCAAGGACGGCATGACCAAAGAGGCCGCCATCGACGAGTTCACCAAGAGCATGGAGGGCATCACCTTCTCGAAGCCCGAAGCGGCAACACTTGGCGGACAACCGGCACTCAAGGTAACGTTCAATACGGGTACCGACGAGGATGCCTATATGGGCTATCGTATCTACTCGAACAAGGATTCGATCGTCACCTACTTTCAGGCTGCCACGTTCGGCGCAGGCCGGATGGCAAAGTATAAGCCAGTCTTCGATCTCGCAGAAGCCTCTGTCACGCTCGGCTATGTGCTGAAGCTCACGCCGGGTAAGATCGACAGCGCCACGATGGAGCAGCTCAAGAAGGAAGCCGCACCGTCGCCGAATCTCTCGAACTACAACGGCAACGGCTATTCGATCTCCTACCCCGAAAACTTCAACGCCCAGGCAACAGCGAAGGGAATGAAGTTCGAAGGCGACTGGAAAGGCGCCACGATCATGGTCGATGTGATCCCCTCGAACAATGCAACGCTCGATGCCTTCGCCGCAGCCGCGTCGAAGACCTACGGCGGCATTGCTCCGAGCAACGTCACGATCGGCGGTCAGCCCGCGAAGATGATCAACTACTCGGTGTCGTCCGGTTACGGCTCGCGCGCATACTTCATCGTCAAGGGCGCGAACGCCTACCGCATCACGATCAACTGGCCGAAGGAAGTCGAAAGCCTCTTCCGACCGGAATTCGAGAAAGCCGCGATGAGTTTTAAGCTGAAGTAACTATTCAGCGCGCAAGTGTGGGGCGGTAAGTTCTTCTATCACTACTTGCACTTGAATTGATCTCTTACTGCCTCATGAGCCCCCGTTGCCCTTGCAACGGGGGCTTTTTTTTGTCACAACATTATTGCAGGGCATCACATGCATCGCCCGGTCTTCGTGTGTCCGCGGACTCGGGCGAGGCATGCCTCGCCCCTACGGAACAGTTTCGTTTCTCAATTCTTATTTCTTAATTCCGCTCCACTCGTATTTTTGCGTTATGACAAACGCTGCATCGCTCCAGGCTTCGATCGAATCGTTACTCACATCCGATCTCGCTGCTCGGCGAGAGGAAGGGCTGGCTACATTTGCTGAACTTCGCACATCGCTCAATGCGGGGACGGTTCGCGCAGCCGAACCCGACAGCTCCGCTGGTTCCGGATGGCGAGTCAATACCTGGGTCAAACAAGGCATCCTGCTTGGCTTCCGGCTCGGTGTTCTCGAGATGATGCCGTCACCGGCACCATTCTCGTTCGCCGACAAGAGCACCGTTCCTGCACGTGAGTTCAAACACTCCGACGGTGTGCGCATCGTCCCTGGCGGGACGACCATCCGCGACGGCGCATTCATTGCTCCCGGCGTCATCGTCATGCCTCCGGCATATATCAACATCGGCGCGTACGTCGGCAGCGGGACGCTCGTGGACTCGCACGCGCTTGTCGGTTCGTGTGCGCAGGTCGGAGAACGGGTTCACCTGAGCGCTGCGGCGCAGATCGGCGGTGTGCTTGAGCCTGCCGGAGCGATGCCTGTCATCGTAGAAGACGATGTAATGATCGGCGGCAACTGTGGCGTGTACGAAGGCTGTATCATAAAGAAACGAGCAGTGCTCGGTTCCGGCGTGATCCTCACGGGCTCGACGCCGATCTACGATCTGGTGAATTCGACCGTGATCAAACGTGCCTCCGTGGACGAACCGCTCGTCGTGCCGGAAGGTGCAGTGATCGTCGCAGGCACTCGCTCGCTCGCGGGCCGTTCGCCCTTCGCCGACGAACACGGCCTCTCCCTCTATGCTCCGGTGATCATTAAGTATCGCGACGACAAGACCGACGCCCGTACTGCGCTCGAAGGGGCGTTACGATAATGCAGAGCCCGGCATACTGAAATAGGAATAGATCTCATAGCTGAACCTCCCGGCCTGCACTGCAGGATCGGCTTCAACGTATGAGCGAACTTCATCCTTGTCGCTCGATGCGTAGATCGACATGCCGAAGATTCCGGGATGATCGGTCACCGGACCGTTGACAAGCAGCTTCCCCTCTTCTTTCAGCGAGAACAAGTACCGAAGGTGTGCCCAATGGTTCTCCTCCAGCTTATCCTGCGGATAGTCATGCCGATGCGGACCGGCCGTGAGGAACACAATGGTATAGCCTTTCCCTTTGGCGACCTGCGCCTTGACGTAGTCGTTCGTAATCATATTCGTTGAGTCCTACCAATCGAAGTTCCAGCGGAATTGCTCTTGCTCGAGTTTGTACTGATGATCGCTTTTTCGCAAGAGCAGCCGAAACTCCAGTTGTTCTTTGCGGGCGAGCAATTCTGCACTCGTCGAATCGTGTCGGATAATGCGGACACTATACGATTCGTACATCGGTCGTTCGAAGTTCATCACACACTCTCTGTCTGAAGTTGGTTGAAGCAAGAAGGGCCGAACATCGTCGAAGCCCACCCGAAGCATGCCATCGAATTTCGCGCTATCGAGCGATTCACCAACAACGAGCTGATTCCAACGTTGTTCATCCCTGACATCATTCATTGGCACGCCGTTCACCTCGAATGAAATTACTTTATAATTCCCATAGAGCGCCGGATGCAAAGAGCGAAGCATACGAGGATCGTGTGGGCTCGCGAACACGGTTGCACCCAGCGTTTCCCACACTGCATAGCAAATGATCACAACCCATGCGCCCCTGAGCCAGATCCGAATCTGTGGTTGATACGCCTTCGTATCGGCATACGCATTTCGCTGTACGATCATGTGCCATAACGGCAGCGCGACCTCGGATAGCACATAGAGTGCGAGTATAAAGAGGTAGCTCGAATAGTATTTGACCGGTATACCATAACAGAAATTCATCATCACGACGTTTGCAAGGACACCGGCCGCGACAAACGCGCCGATGATCGACGTACGCCGATAGAGTAACAATAATCCCGCGAGAACCTCCAGTATTCCGCTAAATTGCTGATACGTAGCCGAACTGCCGACAAAATTCCATGCAAGCTGCATGCGCGATTGCTCTCCGAAGGGCATTGCCAGTGTTGCAAGTGTCGGGGCGGGCATTTGCAGACAGAGGACTTTCACAATCCCATACCACATCATCATCATGCTCAGATCCAAACGAACCAATAACCGGAGGTAATATCGCAGATGAACGTAGGATGCCCGTTTGCGATCGAGGAAGCTCCAACACAGCGAGATCAGAGCGGCGAAGAAGAGGTTCAGAACCGTTCGAGCCAGCGTTGCGTGGACATCCCCTGCTCCAGCCGTTGAAATATCCGGTTCACCGATTCCGAAGAAGTCCAATAGGGGGCTGCCAAGCCAAAAGATTGCCGTATTGAGACTTGACAGTAGCCATCCGGAGGTAAATGGAATATTGTACCATATCGTGGTCGACAAGACGACGAACGCCGCGAAGAACCGAAATCCGACGCGATGCGCGAGCGACCAACGCTCGTCAGTGATCTCTGTTGTGTGTTCCATACAAATCTGCCGCACGCCCTCAAGATGCGGGCCGAACCCATACTACCCCAAGCTCGCCTTTATCCGCTCGGTGATCTCGTCGATCTGGCCGAGGCCGTTGACCATGTCGAGCGTGCGACGCTGTGCGTAGTAATCCTGAACGGGCTTCGTCTGCTGGTGATAGACGACGAGGCGGTGACGAATGGTCTCCTCGGTATCGTCCGAGCGACCCGATTCCTGTCCCCGCTTGACAAGCCGTGCAACGAGTTCGTCTTCCGGCGCGTCGAGGACGACGATGCGCACGTTCGCGATGGCAAGCTCAGTGAATAAGCCGTCGAGCGCTTCGGCCTGTGCGACCGTCCGTGGGAAGCCATCGAGCAGAAAACCTTTGCCGGCTTTCTGGTCGGCGACGAGCACTTCCCTGACCAACCCGATAATGACAGAATCCGGCACGAGCTCCCCGGCGTCCATATACTTCTTGGCTTCGAGACCGAGCGGCGTGCCGTCTTTCACGGCAGCACGGAGGATATCTCCGGTCGAGATGTGATGCAGGTTATACTGGTCGCGAATGCGCTCAGCCTGCGTGCCTTTGCCGACGCCCGGCGGTCCGAAAAGAATGATGTTCATGGATCGTTGTATTCTACAATGCTGCGAAACGGACGCATGCAATAGGTGCACGTCCGCCGAGCGCAAAAATACGGAGCGTCTCGGCCTCGCCAGAGAGAACTGCGCTCGCCAGATCAGTCCTGCGTGCCGGGCGGCGGAAGTTTTGAAAGGTCCATCACAATATGCGGCGCGCGAAACTTGTTCCATCCGCCGGATGTCGCATCGAAGATCGCCCCAAGGCCGGCTGTGAGTATCACATCGGCGGTCAGCCATAGCGGATGAATGTCAGTGGCCATGATCAAGGTCTGCGGTTCGAACCCATCGTGCCGAACTTCGATAACCTGGCGTTCGCGCGGTGCGAGCTCTGCGCGAACCGGCGAATAGCCAAGGAACTGTCCGTTTGCGAACACCTTCGAACTATCCGGCGTAACGCTGACGGTCACCGTGTCGTACTTGGATGCAAGCAACATACCACACCCAGTTACTGCCGAACAAAGCGCGATCAAACCGACCGCAACAACTGACTTTCCAATTATCATGATTGAATGCACTGCGATGATGAAGATGCAAATATACGCGCTCTGAACATTAGGATCGGACGGCGACTGCATCGTATCTTTGTACAGGTTATATTGGAGTCATTGCATCGATCATCGCTATGAAACTGTCCCGTACGTTCCTTATCCTATCGACTGTCATTGTCGCAGCTCATTCGGCCGTTGCGCAGCCGAAGCGGATCCCACGCTATCCGTTTGGTTCGGCGCTTGAACCTCCGGCGGTGCATCAGCCTGCAATATCGGCAGATGCGGCCACCGGTCGACCTACCCTTCAGCGATCGATCGTGTATCTTCCGCAAGCGGCGGGTGATTACTGGGACTCGATGTTCTACGATCACCTTAGCTATTTTGACGGCATCGACCATGCACGAGTCAACGCGATCGTCGCGGACACCAACTTCGTCTATGTCGCCGGCTGCTTCCAGCGTTTCGACTTTCAGAATGTCTGGCATATTATTGCATACGACAAGCATACCAACGCATGGACCCCGCTTGCCGACGGCCTTGGCCCTTCAGTCATGGCACTGGCCTTGCATAACGGAAAGCTGTATGCCGGCGGCCGCTTCAAATCGGATGGCGGGGCCGGTTCGACATCGTTGCAAGGCATTGCCGTGTGGGACGGTTCATCGTGGACCGAAGTCGGCGGCGGCGTCGATGCGACGGTCAATGCGATCGCATTCCTTGGCGACGACCTCATCGTCGGTGGCAACTTCTCTTCGGCCGGTGGTTCTGCCACACCGTACATCGCCCGCTGGAACGGCTCCACCTGGGACGATCTGAGTGCCACATTCAACTCGCCGGTCACAACACTCCTCACTCGGCACGATACGCTCTACGCCGGTGGTGACTTTTGGGATTATTCTACCGGCCGTAACTCGATCGCAATGTACACCGAAGCCGGTGGATGGCAGCCACTTGCTCAAGGGCTCGACGGCACCGTCGATGCTCTTACGTTCTTTCATGACTCGTTATGGGTAGGCGGCTCCTTCTGGCACACTGCCGACGGTAATCAAGACATCTTCGGCCTTGCCTCATGGGATGGCTCCCAGTGGCGAACGTTCGGACCGGACAGTAGTCTCGGCTGCGGGCACGGCAGCATCAGTGCGTTCACTGTCTGCGGCGACTCGCTCGTGATCGGTGGCCAGTACTCCGCCATCGCCGGCGTCGCCTCGCATGCCCTCTCGGTCTATTCGCATGGTGCGTTCTCCGCCGTAGCAAACGGCGTCAACGGCGAGATCCATGCGCTCGCCAAGGTGGATACGTCGCTCGTTGTCGGCGGATCCTTCGGGTCTCCTTCGATCTTAAACGATGCGGAACATCTGGCGAACTTCAACCTCCGAAGCGGCGACTGGAGTTCGTCATTCGGAACCCTTACTGGTCCGTATGGCGGCTACAACTATACGGCAACATACGCCACCATTGCGAACGATCGCTCCGTATTTGTCGGCGGCGAGTTCACCGACATCGCGTTGCAGCCGATGAACCATATTGCGGTATTCGACAAGGCCAGCAGAACGTGGTCTGCGCTCGGTGGCGGGCTCGACGGCAACGTCTGGAGCCTGCAACTCGTCGGCTCAAAGCTCTACGCTGGCGGCGAATTCATGCACGCCGACGGCTTACCGGCGACACACGTCGCCTGTTATGACCTCGAGAGCAAACGATGGACACCGCTTGGAGCAGGTTCGAATCGAATTGTGTATGCCATGGAAAGCGATGGCACAAATGTGTATGTCGCCAACGAGCTTGCGCACGAGGGCAATTCATTCAATACGTATATCGGCAAGTGGGACGGATCAAGTTGGACCCGCATTGATCACCCGCTTGTCGGCTGGGTCAACGCGCTGTATCTGAAAGGATCGAATCTATATGTCGGCGGTACCATCTACACCGCAGACGGTACTGACGTGAACAATATCGTCATGTATGACGGAAATAGCTGGCAGCAGGTCGGGGATGGGCTCAACGATCGGGCTCTGTCTATCGTCTCGATCGGCGACGAGCTGTACGCAACCGGATGGTTCACGGCATCGAACTCGACACGGTTGAACGGCATTGGCCGCTGGGACGGATCGAGCTGGCATGCGCTCGGCACGGGACTGAACTACACAGGGTACGCACTGTCTGCTCGGGGCGCTGACCTCTACGTCGGCGGCGCGTTCACAAAAGCGGGAGGCGCCAATTTTTCAGCGCTCGCTAGATGGGACGGCACCCGTTGGAGTTCCGCACTTGGCGGCGCCGACTACAGCGTGTATGGTCTTGCGAATGACGGCGCTTCCCTCTATGTCGCTGGCGGGTTCAGCAACGTCAATTCGACATTCCCGTCGTATCGCTTTGCAATCTTGCATTTCGGCGACGCCGCCGTCGGTGAGTCGAAGTCTTCACCAACGCCATCGATTTCAAACTATCCGAATCCCTCATCGGTCGTGACCAACATCGAGTATACCGTACTTCAGTCATCGATGGTCGAGATATCACTCGTCGATCTCTTAGGCCGAACAGTGCAAATACCCGTGAGCGAATA is part of the Bacteroidota bacterium genome and encodes:
- a CDS encoding 2,3,4,5-tetrahydropyridine-2,6-dicarboxylate N-succinyltransferase, with protein sequence MTNAASLQASIESLLTSDLAARREEGLATFAELRTSLNAGTVRAAEPDSSAGSGWRVNTWVKQGILLGFRLGVLEMMPSPAPFSFADKSTVPAREFKHSDGVRIVPGGTTIRDGAFIAPGVIVMPPAYINIGAYVGSGTLVDSHALVGSCAQVGERVHLSAAAQIGGVLEPAGAMPVIVEDDVMIGGNCGVYEGCIIKKRAVLGSGVILTGSTPIYDLVNSTVIKRASVDEPLVVPEGAVIVAGTRSLAGRSPFADEHGLSLYAPVIIKYRDDKTDARTALEGALR
- a CDS encoding nitronate monooxygenase, whose amino-acid sequence is MQTALSKRLGITYPIIQAGMVWTSGANLAIAAARAGALGLIGAGSMKPELLREHIRKAKATEVADTIGVNIPLIRGDVDALVAATIEEGVKIVFTSAGSPKVHAEKFKNAGCFLAHVVASVKHAKKAVEAGCDAVIAEGFEAGGHNGADEITTLCLVPQVVDAVDVPVIAAGGIADGRQMLAALALGAEAVQVGTRFAATIEASSHPNYKQAIVECEDTSTILALKKVAPVRLKKNAFALRAFDAQVHGASKEEELAILDRKREMRGIFEGDLDEGELEMGQSSGLVNEIIPAAEVVNRLVAEYQTALARLNSL
- a CDS encoding adenylate kinase, with translation MNIILFGPPGVGKGTQAERIRDQYNLHHISTGDILRAAVKDGTPLGLEAKKYMDAGELVPDSVIIGLVREVLVADQKAGKGFLLDGFPRTVAQAEALDGLFTELAIANVRIVVLDAPEDELVARLVKRGQESGRSDDTEETIRHRLVVYHQQTKPVQDYYAQRRTLDMVNGLGQIDEITERIKASLG
- a CDS encoding T9SS type A sorting domain-containing protein codes for the protein MKLSRTFLILSTVIVAAHSAVAQPKRIPRYPFGSALEPPAVHQPAISADAATGRPTLQRSIVYLPQAAGDYWDSMFYDHLSYFDGIDHARVNAIVADTNFVYVAGCFQRFDFQNVWHIIAYDKHTNAWTPLADGLGPSVMALALHNGKLYAGGRFKSDGGAGSTSLQGIAVWDGSSWTEVGGGVDATVNAIAFLGDDLIVGGNFSSAGGSATPYIARWNGSTWDDLSATFNSPVTTLLTRHDTLYAGGDFWDYSTGRNSIAMYTEAGGWQPLAQGLDGTVDALTFFHDSLWVGGSFWHTADGNQDIFGLASWDGSQWRTFGPDSSLGCGHGSISAFTVCGDSLVIGGQYSAIAGVASHALSVYSHGAFSAVANGVNGEIHALAKVDTSLVVGGSFGSPSILNDAEHLANFNLRSGDWSSSFGTLTGPYGGYNYTATYATIANDRSVFVGGEFTDIALQPMNHIAVFDKASRTWSALGGGLDGNVWSLQLVGSKLYAGGEFMHADGLPATHVACYDLESKRWTPLGAGSNRIVYAMESDGTNVYVANELAHEGNSFNTYIGKWDGSSWTRIDHPLVGWVNALYLKGSNLYVGGTIYTADGTDVNNIVMYDGNSWQQVGDGLNDRALSIVSIGDELYATGWFTASNSTRLNGIGRWDGSSWHALGTGLNYTGYALSARGADLYVGGAFTKAGGANFSALARWDGTRWSSALGGADYSVYGLANDGASLYVAGGFSNVNSTFPSYRFAILHFGDAAVGESKSSPTPSISNYPNPSSVVTNIEYTVLQSSMVEISLVDLLGRTVQIPVSEYKTQGTYTTTIDVSSLPSGIYLCRFHAGNTEQTQTITVAR